A single window of Motacilla alba alba isolate MOTALB_02 chromosome 12, Motacilla_alba_V1.0_pri, whole genome shotgun sequence DNA harbors:
- the GLT8D1 gene encoding glycosyltransferase 8 domain-containing protein 1 → MTLRKVNISILIVAVVIFLLVIHHNFLSLSDFLRRELSDPSPLGLQPIDFIPAAPQRLADERNDKEIPVVIAASDERLGGAIAAMNSIYQNTRASVVFHIVTLNDTVDHLRMWLRSPPLKNMRYRILDFDPRVLEGKVQVDPQKADTFKPLTFARFYLPSFVPHAEKVIYVDDDVIVQGDIVELYNTPLKPGHAAAFSDDCDSTSSKVAVRGAGNQYNYIGFLDYKKETIRKLAMKANTCSFNPGVFIANLTEWKLQNITKQLEKWMALNVVEELYSKTLAGSITTPPLLIVFYKQHSSIDPMWNVRHLGSSAGKRYSPQFVEAAKLLHWNGHFKPWGRTASYAEVWEKWYVPDPTGKFSLIRRHPEAYEAK, encoded by the exons ATGACGTTAAGGAAAG TGAACATTTCCATCCTTATAGTGGCTGTTGTCATATTTTTGCTAGTTATTCATCATAACTTCCTAAGCCTCAGTGACTTCTTGAGACGGGAATTGTCAG ATCCAAGTCCCTTAGGACTTCAGCCTATAGATttcattcctgcagctccccagaggCTGGCAGATGAGAGGAATGACAAGGAGATTCCTGTGGTCATTGCAGCCTCGGATGAGAGGCTCGGAGGTGCAATTGCAGCCATGAACAGCATTTACCAGAACACCAGAGCCAGCGTGGTTTTCCACATTGTTACTTTGAATGATACCGTGGATCACTTGAG GATGTGGCTGAGGAGCCCTCCTCTGAAAAACATGAGATACCGAATTCTGGATTTTGACCCTCGTGTCTTAGAAGGCAAAGTACAAGTGGATCCCCAAAAGGCAGACACCTTCAAACCA TTAACATTTGCAAGATTCTACTTGCCCAGCTTTGTACCTCATGCAGAGAAGGTCATCTATGTGGATGATGATGTAATAGTGCAAG GTGATATTGTTGAACTTTACAACACCCCATTGAAACCTGGACACgcagctgcattttcagatgACTGTGACTCAACCAGTAGTAAAGTTGCTGTCCGTGGAGCAGGCAATCAG tataATTACATTGGGTTTTTAGattacaaaaaagaaaccatCCGAAAGCTTGCCATGAAAGCCAACACCTGCTCTTTCAATCCTGGAGTTTTCATTGCCAATTTGACTGAATGGAAACTACAGAACATCACTAAACAACTGGAGAAGTGGATGGCACTTAATGTGGT AGAGGAGCTCTACAGTAAGACTCTGGCTGGCAGCATCACAACACCTCCACTGCTAATTGTGTTTTACAAGCAACACTCCAGTATTGATCCCATGTGGAACGTCCGGCATCTTG GGTCTAGTGCTGGGAAAAGGTACTCTCCTCAGTTTGTGGAAGCTGCCAAGCTGCTCCATTGGAATGGACATTTCAAACCCTGGGGAAGAACAGCTTCCTATGCTGAGGTCTGGGAGAAGTGGTATGTCCCTGACCCTACAGGCAAGTTCAGCCTGATCCGCAGACACCCGGAGGCCTATGAAGCAAAGTAG
- the SPCS1 gene encoding signal peptidase complex subunit 1 isoform X1, whose product MRPGGQGAAGAEQPRSGGGAEAMAGAGGGTSDRRSSGRGGRGVFPASSAAAFRSAATSAGSSGEAAPRPANGSRAPPGSAETAAKRNGKKPEKRRRHAERVPLHPHADGDVVKPAEEVLSATDYKGQKLAEQIFQGIILVSAVIGFIYGYITEQFGWTVYIVMAGFALSCLLTLPPWPMYRRNPLKWLPVQELGTEEKKAADRKPKRHSKS is encoded by the exons ATGCGTCCCGGCGGGCAGGGGGCAGCGGGAGCGGAGCAGCcccgcagcggcggcggcgcggaggCGAtggccggggctgggggcggcaCCTCCGACCGACGGAGCTCTGGGCGGGGCGGACGGGGAGTGTTTCCGGCCAGCTCAGCAGCCGCCTTCCGCTCCGCCGCGACGAGCGCCGGTAGCAGCGGAGaggccgcgccgcgccccgcgAACGGCAGCAGGGCCCCACCCGGGAGCGCGGAGACGGCTGCGAAGAGGAACGGGAAGAAGCCGGAGAAGCGCCGCCGCCATGCTGAGCGTGTTCCGCTCCATCCCCACGCAGATG GTGATGTGGTCAAGCCTGCAGAGGAGGTGCTTTCAGccact GACTACAAGGGCCAAAAATTAGCTGAACAGATTTTTCAAGGAATCATTCTTGTCTCTGCA gtaATTGGTTTCATCTATGGATACATCACTGAACAGTTTGGATGGACTGTCTACATAGTTATGGCTGGATTTGCTTTATCATGTTTG CTGACGCTCCCTCCGTGGCCCATGTACCGCCGCAATCCCCTCAAGTGGCTGCCTGTCCAGGAGTTGGGCACGGAAGAGAAGAAGGCAGCAGACAGGAAGCCAAAGAGACATTCTAAAAGCTAA
- the SPCS1 gene encoding signal peptidase complex subunit 1 isoform X2 translates to MLSVFRSIPTQMDYKGQKLAEQIFQGIILVSAVIGFIYGYITEQFGWTVYIVMAGFALSCLLTLPPWPMYRRNPLKWLPVQELGTEEKKAADRKPKRHSKS, encoded by the exons ATGCTGAGCGTGTTCCGCTCCATCCCCACGCAGATG GACTACAAGGGCCAAAAATTAGCTGAACAGATTTTTCAAGGAATCATTCTTGTCTCTGCA gtaATTGGTTTCATCTATGGATACATCACTGAACAGTTTGGATGGACTGTCTACATAGTTATGGCTGGATTTGCTTTATCATGTTTG CTGACGCTCCCTCCGTGGCCCATGTACCGCCGCAATCCCCTCAAGTGGCTGCCTGTCCAGGAGTTGGGCACGGAAGAGAAGAAGGCAGCAGACAGGAAGCCAAAGAGACATTCTAAAAGCTAA
- the NEK4 gene encoding serine/threonine-protein kinase Nek4 isoform X2 encodes MPLAAYSFLRAVGKGSYGEYVIKKLNLRSVSSRERRAAEQEAQLLSQLRHPNIVTYRESWQGDDGHLYIVMGFCEGGDLYHKLKEQKGKLLPENQVVEWFVQIAMALQYLHEKHILHRDLKTQNIFLTRTNIIKVGDLGIARVLENQYDMASTLIGTPYYMSPELFSNKPYNHKSDVWALGCCVYEMATLKHAFNAKDMNSLAYRIIEGKLPPMPKDYSPQLVEIIQTMLSKKPEDRPSVKSILRQPYIKQQISLFLEATKAKTARNHKKTVDSKPKDPCSVISAKNESHSRNVTHQNHSSEQARKYKVDEEDCITKCKASKFYPSEKPDIELERKSSKTDLNSLGDSIATVSGVNIDVPLSERMKHGSDKCGSESIPENTKAKHLHVPGHSKITSNNPPIKEDGLQQRAKQAFKAGSVESKPSSVDSVEDEDDTLKLLQPVSNDQKQTDLSLDSTEKLLAPFVPVVIQGDVSRGASGDAQGKMTFHKQPHSCVSEPSLPWQQQQKRELAEGCSEKFRAVSPRPLPVPSDVTPKTAQRGAEHPEPADSAKPSQAAIPKERPLSARERRRLKQSREMLPSVVPGRQSLNGAAVEAKSCVENCVKVPQSSSDPSISQRKRDVHCLSDDELSSSTSSTDKSDGDSKEKKSNVNEMNDLVQLMTWTLKMDSKENSECCVTSTPAPEFKLHRKYRDTLILHGKSPDESEELKLEEIPSDMSLVPYKIRRMVEILRSDVVQGLGVKLLEKVYRIMEEDDEVKRELQLREHMGDKYVSYSAKARHLKFLEENVKL; translated from the exons ATGCCCCTGGCTGCCTACAGCTTCCTGCGGGCCGTGGGCAAGGGCAGCTACGGGGAG TATGTCATCAAAAAGTTAAACCTTAGAAGTGTTTCCAGCCGcgagaggagagcagcagagcaggaggcacagctgctgtcccagctgaggCACCCCAACATTGTCACCTACAGAGAGTCCTGGCAGGGGGACGATGGCCACCTCTACATTGTGATGGGCTTCTGCGAGGGAGGAGACCTCTACCACAAGCTCaaggagcagaagggaaaacTTTTGCCTGAGAATCAGGTGGTGGAGTGGTTTGTCCAGATTGCAATGGCACTGCAG TATTTACACGAAAAGCACATTCTGCACAGAGATCTTAAaactcagaatattttcctGACACGAACAAATATAATCAAAGTGGGAGACCTGGGAATAGCCAGGGTGTTGGAAAACCAGTATGACATGGCCAGCACTCTCATAGGCACCCCGTACTACATGAGCCCTGAACTCTTTTCTAACAAACCCTACAACCACAAG TCTGATGTTTGGGCCTTAGGCTGCTGTGTTTATGAGATGGCTACACTGAAACACGCCTTCAATGCCAAGGACATGAACTCTTTGGCTTATCGAATTATTGAAGGCAAG ctgccacccatgccaaaGGATTACAGCCCACAGCTGGTAGAAATAATACAAACCATGCTCAGTAAAAAACCTGAGGACAGACCTAGTGTGAAAAGCATCCTGCGACAGCCATATATCAAACAacagatttctttgtttttggaAGCCACGAAGGC gAAAACTGCTAGAAATCATAAGAAAACAGTGGATTCTAAACCTAAAGATCCTTGTTCTGTCATCTCAGCAAAGAACGAATCTCACAGCAGGAATGTTACACACCAAAACCACTCCTCTGAGCAAGCCAGAAAATACAAAGTT GATGAAGAAGATTGCATCACCAAATGCAAAGCCAGCAAATTTTATCCCTCAGAGAAACCAGATATTGAGTTGGAAAGAAAATCAAGCAAAACTGATCTGAACAGCTTGGGAGACTCCATAGCTACAGTCAGTGGAGTGAACATTGATGTCCCCCTGTCTGAAAGGATGAAGCATGGAAGTGACAAGTGTGGCAGTGAGAGTATTCCAGAGAATACTAAAGCAAAGCATTTACATGTTCCAGGCCATTCTAAAATAACATCTAATAACCCACCAATTAAGGAAGATGGACTACAGCAAAGAGCAAAACAGGCTTTTAAAGCTGGAAGTGTTGAATCAAAGCCATCTTCTGTTGATTCTGTAGAAGATGAGGATGACACTTTGAAACTCCTGCAGCCTGTATCAAATGACCAAAAGCAAACTGACCTG AGCTTGGATTCTACTGAAAAGCTGCTAGCACCCTTTGTTCCTGTTGTAATTCAA GGTGATGTCAGTCGTGGAGCTTCAGGAGATGCTCAGGGAAAAATGACCTTCCACAAGCAGCCTCACAGCTGTGTCAGTGAACCCTCTctcccatggcagcagcagcagaagagagagCTTGCTgaaggctgctcagagaag TTCAGAGCAGTTTCTCCTCGGCCTCTACCTGTTCCTTCTGATGTGACCCCAAAGACAGCCCAGAGGGGTGCAGAGCACCCTGAGCCTGCAGATAGTGCCAAACCCAGCCAAGCAGCCATTCCAAAG GAGCGGCCCTTGTCAGCAAGAGAACGAAGGAGGCTGAAACAGTCTCGGGAGATGCTTCCCTCTg TGGTTCCAGGGAGACAGTCATTAAATGGTGCAGCAGTTGAAGCAAAGTCTTGTGTGGAAAATTGTGTTAAAGTTCCTCAGTCCTCATCAGATCCCAGTATTTCTCAG AGAAAGAGAGACGTCCATTGCCTGTCTGATGATGAGCTAAGCTCCTCCACAAGCTCCACAGACAAGTCTGATGGTGATTCCAAGGAGAA GAAAAGCAATGTGAATGAAATGAATGACTTGGTGCAGCTGATGACGTGGACACTGAAAATGGACTCCAAGGAGAACTCTGAGTGCTGTGTAACCTCGACCCCAGCCCCAGAGTTTAAACTTCATAGAAAGTATCGAGATACTTTGATTTTGCATGGAAAATCACCTGATGAATCAGAGGAATTAAAATTGGAAGAGATTCCTTCAG atatgTCATTGGTCCCTTACAAGATTAGGAGAATGGTTGAAATCTTGAGATCTGATGTGGTGCAAGGATTGGGAGTGAAACTTCTTGAGAAGGTGTACAGAATCATGGAAGAAGATGATGAAGTGAAAAGAGAG ctgcagctgcggGAGCACATGGGAGACAAGTACGTCAGTTACAGTGCGAAGGCTCGGCACCTGAAATTCCTCGAAGAAAATGTGAAGCTCTGA
- the NEK4 gene encoding serine/threonine-protein kinase Nek4 isoform X1, producing the protein MPLAAYSFLRAVGKGSYGEVSLARHRQDRKQYVIKKLNLRSVSSRERRAAEQEAQLLSQLRHPNIVTYRESWQGDDGHLYIVMGFCEGGDLYHKLKEQKGKLLPENQVVEWFVQIAMALQYLHEKHILHRDLKTQNIFLTRTNIIKVGDLGIARVLENQYDMASTLIGTPYYMSPELFSNKPYNHKSDVWALGCCVYEMATLKHAFNAKDMNSLAYRIIEGKLPPMPKDYSPQLVEIIQTMLSKKPEDRPSVKSILRQPYIKQQISLFLEATKAKTARNHKKTVDSKPKDPCSVISAKNESHSRNVTHQNHSSEQARKYKVDEEDCITKCKASKFYPSEKPDIELERKSSKTDLNSLGDSIATVSGVNIDVPLSERMKHGSDKCGSESIPENTKAKHLHVPGHSKITSNNPPIKEDGLQQRAKQAFKAGSVESKPSSVDSVEDEDDTLKLLQPVSNDQKQTDLSLDSTEKLLAPFVPVVIQGDVSRGASGDAQGKMTFHKQPHSCVSEPSLPWQQQQKRELAEGCSEKFRAVSPRPLPVPSDVTPKTAQRGAEHPEPADSAKPSQAAIPKERPLSARERRRLKQSREMLPSVVPGRQSLNGAAVEAKSCVENCVKVPQSSSDPSISQRKRDVHCLSDDELSSSTSSTDKSDGDSKEKKSNVNEMNDLVQLMTWTLKMDSKENSECCVTSTPAPEFKLHRKYRDTLILHGKSPDESEELKLEEIPSDMSLVPYKIRRMVEILRSDVVQGLGVKLLEKVYRIMEEDDEVKRELQLREHMGDKYVSYSAKARHLKFLEENVKL; encoded by the exons ATGCCCCTGGCTGCCTACAGCTTCCTGCGGGCCGTGGGCAAGGGCAGCTACGGGGAGGTGAGCCTGGCGCGGCACCGCCAGGACCGCAAGCAG TATGTCATCAAAAAGTTAAACCTTAGAAGTGTTTCCAGCCGcgagaggagagcagcagagcaggaggcacagctgctgtcccagctgaggCACCCCAACATTGTCACCTACAGAGAGTCCTGGCAGGGGGACGATGGCCACCTCTACATTGTGATGGGCTTCTGCGAGGGAGGAGACCTCTACCACAAGCTCaaggagcagaagggaaaacTTTTGCCTGAGAATCAGGTGGTGGAGTGGTTTGTCCAGATTGCAATGGCACTGCAG TATTTACACGAAAAGCACATTCTGCACAGAGATCTTAAaactcagaatattttcctGACACGAACAAATATAATCAAAGTGGGAGACCTGGGAATAGCCAGGGTGTTGGAAAACCAGTATGACATGGCCAGCACTCTCATAGGCACCCCGTACTACATGAGCCCTGAACTCTTTTCTAACAAACCCTACAACCACAAG TCTGATGTTTGGGCCTTAGGCTGCTGTGTTTATGAGATGGCTACACTGAAACACGCCTTCAATGCCAAGGACATGAACTCTTTGGCTTATCGAATTATTGAAGGCAAG ctgccacccatgccaaaGGATTACAGCCCACAGCTGGTAGAAATAATACAAACCATGCTCAGTAAAAAACCTGAGGACAGACCTAGTGTGAAAAGCATCCTGCGACAGCCATATATCAAACAacagatttctttgtttttggaAGCCACGAAGGC gAAAACTGCTAGAAATCATAAGAAAACAGTGGATTCTAAACCTAAAGATCCTTGTTCTGTCATCTCAGCAAAGAACGAATCTCACAGCAGGAATGTTACACACCAAAACCACTCCTCTGAGCAAGCCAGAAAATACAAAGTT GATGAAGAAGATTGCATCACCAAATGCAAAGCCAGCAAATTTTATCCCTCAGAGAAACCAGATATTGAGTTGGAAAGAAAATCAAGCAAAACTGATCTGAACAGCTTGGGAGACTCCATAGCTACAGTCAGTGGAGTGAACATTGATGTCCCCCTGTCTGAAAGGATGAAGCATGGAAGTGACAAGTGTGGCAGTGAGAGTATTCCAGAGAATACTAAAGCAAAGCATTTACATGTTCCAGGCCATTCTAAAATAACATCTAATAACCCACCAATTAAGGAAGATGGACTACAGCAAAGAGCAAAACAGGCTTTTAAAGCTGGAAGTGTTGAATCAAAGCCATCTTCTGTTGATTCTGTAGAAGATGAGGATGACACTTTGAAACTCCTGCAGCCTGTATCAAATGACCAAAAGCAAACTGACCTG AGCTTGGATTCTACTGAAAAGCTGCTAGCACCCTTTGTTCCTGTTGTAATTCAA GGTGATGTCAGTCGTGGAGCTTCAGGAGATGCTCAGGGAAAAATGACCTTCCACAAGCAGCCTCACAGCTGTGTCAGTGAACCCTCTctcccatggcagcagcagcagaagagagagCTTGCTgaaggctgctcagagaag TTCAGAGCAGTTTCTCCTCGGCCTCTACCTGTTCCTTCTGATGTGACCCCAAAGACAGCCCAGAGGGGTGCAGAGCACCCTGAGCCTGCAGATAGTGCCAAACCCAGCCAAGCAGCCATTCCAAAG GAGCGGCCCTTGTCAGCAAGAGAACGAAGGAGGCTGAAACAGTCTCGGGAGATGCTTCCCTCTg TGGTTCCAGGGAGACAGTCATTAAATGGTGCAGCAGTTGAAGCAAAGTCTTGTGTGGAAAATTGTGTTAAAGTTCCTCAGTCCTCATCAGATCCCAGTATTTCTCAG AGAAAGAGAGACGTCCATTGCCTGTCTGATGATGAGCTAAGCTCCTCCACAAGCTCCACAGACAAGTCTGATGGTGATTCCAAGGAGAA GAAAAGCAATGTGAATGAAATGAATGACTTGGTGCAGCTGATGACGTGGACACTGAAAATGGACTCCAAGGAGAACTCTGAGTGCTGTGTAACCTCGACCCCAGCCCCAGAGTTTAAACTTCATAGAAAGTATCGAGATACTTTGATTTTGCATGGAAAATCACCTGATGAATCAGAGGAATTAAAATTGGAAGAGATTCCTTCAG atatgTCATTGGTCCCTTACAAGATTAGGAGAATGGTTGAAATCTTGAGATCTGATGTGGTGCAAGGATTGGGAGTGAAACTTCTTGAGAAGGTGTACAGAATCATGGAAGAAGATGATGAAGTGAAAAGAGAG ctgcagctgcggGAGCACATGGGAGACAAGTACGTCAGTTACAGTGCGAAGGCTCGGCACCTGAAATTCCTCGAAGAAAATGTGAAGCTCTGA